In Streptomyces durocortorensis, a genomic segment contains:
- a CDS encoding RDD family protein yields the protein MSAPTPAPGDESPREGYYPDPSIPGYVRYWNGASWVPGTSRPAPQQAAPGSPGSPQAQAQAPAPAPATPSAPMTPAAPVTPADETGPIFFDEEDDAAPASSGPSGASGPAGPDGPEAASVWQADTARQTGFGGERDRRVSWGGATPEPGAPASQPGRPADPRAAAASPPVDPRGSVAQDPTGGALPGMRDGGDRAPGPAGSRPPTEGTVTIRAVGRGGEAGPSNRQEAGSAPGEGTMTIRAPGAGGRSTAPGTAQPDSGAPQGPQTPQAPQPIPAARNAPAAPNPTTSQAPTPAPAPPATPHGPLQGPVQVPAPAPAPTPAPASSTAPEPAPAALHSPLTPGPGGGSASWAQQVHQLAQPDPRQAPQQPQQSQSAGADQQPVVPWKPPVDDPFQQLARSQASARPAGLGKRLAARLVDNLVLGAAVGAVAVPLTAQALDHIDRKITAAERTGETVTVWLLDATTGALLGAVLGAFLLLGFLLEALPTAKWGRTLGKKLFGLDVRDIESHDTPSLGAALRRWLVYGVLGVLALGVVNVLWCLFDRPWRQCWHDKAARTFVAG from the coding sequence ATGAGCGCGCCAACTCCGGCACCCGGTGACGAAAGCCCCCGCGAGGGCTACTACCCCGACCCGTCCATCCCCGGATACGTCCGGTACTGGAACGGTGCGTCCTGGGTCCCCGGTACGAGCCGCCCCGCGCCCCAGCAGGCCGCCCCGGGCTCCCCGGGAAGTCCTCAGGCCCAGGCCCAGGCCCCGGCCCCGGCACCGGCGACTCCGTCGGCTCCCATGACTCCCGCGGCTCCCGTGACCCCCGCGGACGAGACCGGTCCGATCTTCTTCGACGAGGAGGACGACGCGGCCCCGGCATCCTCCGGCCCTTCCGGCGCCTCCGGCCCGGCCGGGCCGGACGGCCCGGAGGCCGCGTCCGTCTGGCAGGCGGACACCGCCCGGCAGACCGGCTTCGGCGGCGAACGGGACCGTCGGGTCTCCTGGGGCGGTGCGACGCCGGAGCCCGGGGCCCCGGCGTCGCAGCCCGGTCGGCCCGCGGACCCGAGGGCGGCCGCCGCTTCGCCGCCCGTCGACCCGCGCGGTTCCGTGGCGCAGGACCCGACCGGCGGGGCCCTGCCGGGGATGCGGGACGGCGGCGACCGGGCCCCCGGCCCGGCCGGGTCGCGCCCGCCCACCGAGGGCACCGTCACGATCCGCGCCGTCGGCCGGGGCGGCGAGGCCGGTCCGTCGAACCGGCAAGAGGCGGGGTCCGCCCCCGGCGAGGGCACGATGACGATCCGGGCGCCCGGCGCGGGCGGCCGGTCCACGGCCCCCGGGACCGCACAGCCGGACTCCGGCGCCCCACAGGGCCCGCAGACACCGCAGGCCCCGCAGCCCATTCCGGCGGCCCGGAACGCCCCGGCCGCCCCGAACCCGACGACCTCGCAGGCCCCGACCCCGGCCCCGGCCCCGCCCGCGACACCCCACGGCCCGCTCCAGGGCCCGGTCCAGGTCCCTGCTCCCGCCCCTGCCCCGACGCCGGCCCCGGCCTCGTCCACCGCCCCCGAGCCGGCCCCGGCCGCTCTGCATTCCCCCCTGACCCCCGGGCCCGGCGGCGGATCGGCCTCCTGGGCGCAGCAGGTCCACCAACTGGCCCAGCCCGACCCGCGGCAGGCGCCCCAGCAGCCCCAGCAGTCTCAGAGCGCCGGCGCCGACCAGCAGCCCGTCGTGCCCTGGAAGCCGCCGGTCGACGACCCCTTCCAGCAGCTCGCCCGCTCGCAGGCCTCGGCCCGGCCCGCCGGTCTCGGCAAGCGCCTCGCCGCCCGGCTGGTCGACAACCTCGTGCTCGGCGCGGCCGTCGGGGCGGTGGCCGTACCGCTGACCGCGCAGGCGCTCGATCACATCGACCGGAAGATCACCGCGGCGGAGCGGACAGGAGAGACCGTCACCGTCTGGCTGCTGGACGCCACCACCGGGGCGCTGCTGGGTGCCGTGCTCGGTGCGTTCCTGCTCCTCGGCTTCCTCCTGGAGGCGCTGCCCACCGCCAAGTGGGGCCGGACGCTGGGCAAGAAGCTCTTCGGGCTCGACGTACGGGACATCGAGTCCCACGACACGCCCTCGCTGGGCGCGGCCCTGCGCCGCTGGCTCGTCTACGGCGTGCTGGGCGTCCTCGCCCTCGGGGTGGTCAACGTGCTCTGGTGCCTGTTCGACCGCCCCTGGCGCCAGTGCTGGCACGACAAGGCGGCCCGCACCTTCGTCGCCGGCTGA
- a CDS encoding SsgA family sporulation/cell division regulator: MMNIVERELELKLVLSPERSIPVPARLTYRTDDPYAVHVAFHIGSESPVHWTFARELLVEGVFRPCGHGDVRIWPTKVAGRSVICVALTSPDGNALLEVPSAAVAAWVERTLRVVPPGTESDRLGIDEALAELLAPLPADDLWLGDPWSADETPSQDGEA, translated from the coding sequence ATGATGAACATCGTGGAACGTGAGCTGGAGCTGAAGCTCGTCCTGTCCCCCGAGCGGTCCATCCCCGTACCCGCCCGGCTGACGTATCGCACCGACGACCCCTACGCCGTGCACGTCGCCTTCCACATCGGCTCCGAGTCGCCCGTGCACTGGACGTTCGCCCGGGAGCTGCTGGTGGAGGGCGTGTTCCGGCCGTGCGGGCACGGGGACGTACGGATCTGGCCGACGAAGGTCGCGGGCCGCAGCGTGATCTGCGTGGCCCTGACCTCCCCCGACGGCAACGCCCTCCTCGAAGTGCCCTCGGCCGCCGTGGCCGCGTGGGTCGAGCGGACGCTGCGGGTGGTGCCGCCGGGCACCGAGAGCGACCGGCTCGGCATCGACGAGGCACTCGCGGAGCTGCTGGCCCCGCTGCCCGCCGACGACCTGTGGCTGGGCGACCCGTGGTCGGCGGACGAGACGCCGTCGCAGGACGGTGAGGCGTGA
- a CDS encoding FAD-binding oxidoreductase — protein sequence MSDLLERLRAGLPPEALITDPDVTASYANDMASFCEAGAPAVVVLPRTVEQVQHVMRTATALRVPVVPQGARTGLSGAANASDGCIVLSLVKMDRILEISPVDRIAVVEPGVINAVLSRAVGEHGLYYPPDPSSWETCTIGGNIGTASGGLCCVKYGVTAEYVLGLEAVLADGRLLTTGRRTAKGVAGYDLTRLFVGSEGSLGIVVKAVLALKPQPPQQLVLAAEFPSAATACDAVCRIMERGHTPSLLELMDRTTVRAVNQLASMGLPESTEALLLCAFDTPEPSADLAAVGELCTAAGATEVVPADNPAESELLLQARRMSLTALETVKSATMIDDVCVPRSQLGAMLAGTAAIAEEYDLTIGVCAHAGDGNTHPVVCFDHADPDESRRARESFDAIMALGLELGGTITGEHGVGVLKKEWLARELGETGIELQRSIKAAFDPLGLLNPGKLF from the coding sequence ATGAGCGATCTCCTCGAACGGCTGCGCGCGGGACTGCCTCCCGAGGCCCTGATCACCGATCCGGACGTCACCGCGTCCTACGCGAACGACATGGCGAGCTTCTGCGAGGCGGGCGCCCCGGCCGTCGTCGTCCTCCCGCGCACGGTCGAGCAGGTCCAGCACGTCATGCGCACCGCGACCGCGCTGCGCGTCCCGGTCGTCCCGCAGGGCGCCCGTACCGGCCTGTCCGGCGCGGCCAACGCCTCGGACGGCTGCATCGTGCTCTCGCTGGTCAAGATGGACCGAATCCTGGAGATCAGCCCGGTCGACCGGATCGCCGTCGTCGAGCCGGGCGTCATCAACGCGGTGCTCTCACGCGCGGTCGGCGAACACGGGCTGTACTACCCGCCGGACCCCTCCAGCTGGGAGACGTGCACCATCGGCGGCAACATCGGCACCGCGTCCGGCGGCCTGTGCTGCGTGAAGTACGGGGTCACCGCCGAATACGTCCTGGGCCTGGAGGCCGTCCTCGCCGACGGGCGGCTCCTGACCACCGGCCGCCGCACCGCCAAGGGCGTCGCCGGCTATGACCTCACCCGGCTCTTCGTCGGCTCCGAGGGCAGTCTCGGGATCGTCGTCAAGGCCGTCCTAGCGCTCAAACCGCAGCCGCCGCAGCAGCTCGTCCTCGCCGCCGAGTTCCCCTCGGCGGCCACTGCCTGTGACGCTGTGTGCCGGATCATGGAGCGCGGTCACACCCCGTCACTCCTCGAACTGATGGACCGGACAACCGTGCGTGCCGTCAACCAGCTCGCCTCCATGGGCCTGCCCGAGTCCACCGAGGCCCTGCTGCTCTGTGCCTTCGACACCCCCGAACCGTCGGCGGACCTCGCCGCCGTCGGGGAGCTGTGCACCGCCGCCGGGGCCACCGAAGTCGTCCCGGCCGACAATCCGGCCGAGTCCGAACTCCTCCTCCAGGCCCGCCGGATGTCGCTCACCGCGCTGGAGACCGTCAAGTCCGCCACGATGATCGACGACGTCTGCGTCCCGCGCTCGCAGCTCGGCGCGATGCTCGCGGGCACGGCAGCCATCGCCGAGGAGTACGACCTCACCATCGGCGTCTGTGCCCACGCGGGCGACGGCAACACCCACCCCGTCGTCTGCTTCGACCACGCCGACCCCGACGAGTCCCGCCGGGCCAGGGAGTCCTTCGACGCGATCATGGCGCTCGGCCTGGAGCTCGGCGGAACCATCACCGGCGAACACGGCGTCGGTGTCCTCAAGAAGGAGTGGCTCGCCCGCGAACTGGGGGAGACCGGCATCGAGCTCCAGCGCTCCATCAAGGCCGCCTTCGACCCGCTCGGCCTCCTCAACCCCGGCAAGCTCTTCTGA
- a CDS encoding tetratricopeptide repeat protein: MDVMPQQDPESRRPPEPSPHDPHVMPAEGATAVPQPPPSLRTTLRRAALGAVAAGVLLAGALVAVPDGKDDGPKEPGPVERAEAAAAAGSPAALSDLTALIGDRQKWVESHPSDAPSWATLGTAYVEWARRSADPAYYARAEQALKRSLEVRPGEDGNGEAWVGLAALANARHDFLAAKRWGETVRKQQPKTWSVYPVLIDAYTGLGDRKAATAATEKFGELRKGVPALARTAELYRGQGWREDALATAREAADRATTPAEKAEALHRLGELAWERGEPAEAVAQFDAALSTEAGHHASLAGKARALVALDRTDEALAAYQSAIERLPRPEYVLELGELYEAQGLDGDARSQYTKLREMVAAAKKAGVDESLLLARFESDHGDPEAAVELLRAQWRAQHRSAAVADALGWALHRAGSSQEGLEYAAQAVGTGVRNASYAYHLGVIQRELGDYGPARRHLEEALRTNPAFSPLAAPLAKQALETLGDPPPGGPGVMWAPPQPPAPEPKPKTEPKTETETKKTEAPAPAPSKSPDPAPSPSASASASASVSKSP, translated from the coding sequence ATGGATGTCATGCCCCAGCAGGATCCCGAGTCCCGCCGGCCGCCCGAGCCGTCCCCGCACGACCCCCACGTGATGCCCGCCGAAGGCGCCACCGCCGTACCGCAGCCTCCTCCCAGTCTGCGGACCACCCTGCGCCGGGCCGCGCTCGGGGCGGTCGCCGCGGGGGTGCTGCTGGCCGGGGCGCTGGTGGCGGTACCGGACGGGAAGGACGACGGCCCGAAGGAGCCGGGGCCGGTCGAGCGGGCCGAGGCGGCGGCCGCCGCGGGCTCCCCCGCCGCGCTCTCGGACCTCACGGCGCTGATCGGGGACCGGCAGAAGTGGGTGGAGTCGCACCCCTCCGACGCCCCGTCCTGGGCGACGCTCGGCACGGCGTACGTGGAGTGGGCGCGGCGCTCGGCGGACCCGGCGTACTACGCCCGCGCCGAGCAGGCCCTGAAGCGGTCGCTGGAGGTCCGGCCGGGCGAGGACGGCAACGGGGAGGCGTGGGTGGGGCTCGCGGCGCTGGCCAACGCCCGGCACGACTTCCTCGCGGCGAAGCGGTGGGGCGAGACCGTGCGGAAGCAGCAGCCGAAGACCTGGAGCGTGTACCCCGTCCTCATCGACGCGTACACCGGGCTCGGCGACCGCAAGGCGGCGACCGCGGCGACGGAGAAGTTCGGCGAGCTGCGCAAGGGCGTCCCGGCGCTGGCCCGCACCGCCGAGCTGTACCGGGGCCAGGGCTGGCGCGAGGACGCCCTGGCCACCGCCCGGGAGGCGGCGGACCGGGCGACCACGCCCGCCGAGAAGGCCGAGGCGCTGCACCGTCTTGGCGAGCTGGCCTGGGAGCGGGGCGAGCCGGCGGAGGCGGTGGCGCAGTTCGACGCGGCGCTGAGCACGGAGGCCGGTCATCACGCGTCGCTGGCCGGGAAGGCCCGGGCCCTGGTGGCGCTGGACCGCACCGACGAGGCGCTGGCCGCGTACCAGAGCGCGATCGAGAGGCTGCCGCGCCCGGAGTACGTCCTCGAACTGGGCGAGCTGTACGAGGCGCAGGGCCTGGACGGGGATGCCCGCAGCCAGTACACGAAGCTGCGGGAGATGGTGGCCGCGGCGAAGAAGGCCGGGGTCGACGAGTCGCTGCTGCTGGCCCGGTTCGAGAGCGATCACGGCGACCCGGAGGCGGCGGTGGAGCTGCTGCGCGCCCAGTGGCGGGCGCAGCACCGCAGTGCGGCGGTGGCGGACGCGCTGGGCTGGGCGCTGCACCGGGCGGGCAGTTCGCAGGAGGGCCTGGAGTACGCGGCACAGGCCGTGGGCACGGGCGTGCGGAACGCCTCGTACGCGTACCACCTGGGCGTGATCCAGCGGGAGCTGGGGGACTACGGTCCGGCCCGCCGCCATCTGGAGGAGGCCCTGCGCACCAATCCGGCGTTCTCGCCGCTGGCCGCGCCGCTGGCGAAGCAGGCCCTGGAGACGCTCGGCGACCCGCCGCCGGGCGGCCCCGGCGTCATGTGGGCGCCCCCGCAGCCGCCCGCCCCCGAGCCGAAGCCGAAGACGGAGCCGAAGACGGAGACGGAGACGAAGAAGACCGAGGCCCCGGCTCCGGCTCCCTCGAAGTCCCCGGACCCGGCCCCCTCCCCGTCGGCTTCGGCATCCGCTTCGGCATCCGTTTCGAAGAGTCCGTGA
- the hppD gene encoding 4-hydroxyphenylpyruvate dioxygenase, translating into MTETLHTSPETARQADPFPVKGMDAVVFAVGNAKQAAHYYSTAFGMKLVAYSGPENGSRETASYVLTNGAARFVFTSVIKASTEWGTFLADHVAAHGDGVIDLAIEVPDARAAYAYAVEHGARGITEPHEVKDENGTVVLAAIATYGETRHTLVERSGYDGPYLPGYVAADPMVEPPAKRTFQAIDHCVGNVELGKMNEWCAFYNEVMGFTNMKEFVGDDIATEYSALMSKVVADGTKKVKFPINEPAIAKKKSQIDEYLEFYGGPGVQHLALATNDIVSTVRTMRAAGVRFLDVPDSYYDTLGEWAGETRVPVETLRELKILVDRDEDGYLLQIFTKPVQDRPTVFFEMIERHGSMGFGKGNFKALFEAIEREQAKRGNL; encoded by the coding sequence ATGACTGAGACTCTGCACACCAGCCCCGAAACCGCCCGGCAGGCCGACCCCTTCCCGGTCAAGGGAATGGACGCGGTCGTCTTCGCCGTGGGCAACGCCAAGCAGGCCGCGCACTACTACTCGACCGCCTTCGGCATGAAACTGGTCGCCTACTCCGGACCGGAGAACGGCAGCCGCGAGACCGCGAGTTACGTCCTGACCAACGGCGCCGCCCGCTTCGTGTTCACCTCGGTGATCAAGGCCTCCACCGAGTGGGGCACGTTCCTCGCCGACCACGTCGCCGCGCACGGCGACGGGGTCATCGACCTCGCGATCGAGGTCCCGGACGCCCGCGCGGCCTACGCGTACGCCGTCGAGCACGGCGCCCGGGGCATCACCGAGCCGCACGAGGTCAAGGACGAGAACGGCACCGTCGTCCTCGCCGCCATCGCCACGTACGGCGAGACCCGCCACACCCTGGTGGAGCGCTCCGGCTACGACGGCCCCTACCTCCCCGGCTACGTCGCCGCCGACCCGATGGTCGAGCCGCCCGCAAAGCGCACCTTCCAGGCCATCGACCACTGCGTCGGCAACGTCGAGCTCGGCAAGATGAACGAGTGGTGCGCCTTCTACAACGAGGTCATGGGCTTCACGAACATGAAGGAGTTCGTGGGCGACGACATCGCGACCGAGTACTCGGCCCTGATGTCCAAGGTCGTGGCCGACGGCACCAAGAAGGTGAAGTTCCCGATCAACGAACCGGCGATCGCGAAGAAGAAGTCGCAGATCGACGAATACCTGGAGTTCTACGGCGGCCCCGGCGTCCAGCACCTGGCGCTCGCCACCAACGACATCGTCTCGACGGTGCGCACCATGCGGGCCGCGGGCGTCCGGTTCCTGGACGTCCCCGACTCCTACTACGACACGCTCGGCGAGTGGGCGGGCGAGACCCGGGTGCCCGTGGAGACCCTGCGCGAGCTGAAGATCCTCGTCGACCGCGACGAGGACGGCTACCTGCTCCAGATCTTCACCAAGCCGGTCCAGGACCGCCCGACCGTCTTCTTCGAGATGATCGAGCGCCACGGCTCCATGGGCTTCGGCAAGGGCAACTTCAAGGCCCTGTTCGAGGCGATCGAGCGCGAGCAGGCCAAGCGCGGCAACCTCTGA
- a CDS encoding Lrp/AsnC family transcriptional regulator: MAIDHLDGRLIVLLAREPRIGVLEASRRLGVARGTVQARLDRLQSNGVIRGFGPDVDPAALGYPVTAFATLEIKQGQGADVRAHLGGVPEVLELHTTTGHGDMLCRLVARSNADLQRVIDRVVGFDGIVRASTAIVMENPVPLRIIPLVEQAAEDTD; this comes from the coding sequence ATGGCGATCGATCATCTGGACGGGCGGCTCATCGTGCTCCTGGCACGCGAACCGCGGATCGGTGTCCTCGAAGCCTCCCGGCGGCTCGGGGTGGCGCGCGGGACCGTGCAGGCGCGGCTGGACCGCCTTCAGTCGAATGGCGTCATCCGGGGTTTCGGCCCGGACGTCGATCCGGCGGCACTCGGCTATCCGGTCACCGCGTTCGCCACGCTGGAGATCAAGCAGGGCCAAGGGGCCGACGTACGGGCCCATTTGGGCGGGGTGCCGGAGGTGCTGGAGCTGCACACCACCACCGGCCACGGAGACATGCTGTGCCGGCTCGTCGCCCGCTCCAACGCCGATCTTCAGCGGGTGATCGACCGGGTTGTCGGATTTGATGGCATTGTCCGGGCCTCCACGGCCATCGTCATGGAGAACCCGGTTCCGCTGCGGATCATCCCGCTGGTGGAACAGGCGGCCGAGGACACCGACTGA
- a CDS encoding ABC transporter permease, whose translation MSFWEYLNTRHQQLLTDAFQHVSAVFQCMVIATVLGVLIGVVSYRSGWGGSLAITSTATVLTIPSLAAIGLLIPLVGLGVAPTVITLTLYGLLPIVRNSVVGLRGVDPSLVDAATGIGMSRLARLCRVELPLAWPPILTGIRVSTQMLMGIAAIAAYASGPGLGNEIFRGIASLGSANAINQVLAGTLGIVVLALLFDAAYVLLGRLTIPRGIRA comes from the coding sequence GTGAGTTTCTGGGAGTATCTGAACACCCGCCACCAGCAGCTCCTGACGGACGCGTTCCAGCACGTCAGCGCGGTCTTCCAGTGCATGGTCATCGCCACCGTGCTGGGCGTGCTCATCGGGGTGGTGAGCTACCGCAGCGGCTGGGGCGGCTCGCTCGCCATCACCTCCACGGCGACGGTCCTCACCATCCCCTCCCTCGCCGCGATCGGTCTGCTGATCCCGCTGGTGGGTCTCGGCGTCGCGCCGACCGTGATCACCCTGACCCTGTACGGACTGCTGCCGATCGTCCGCAACTCCGTCGTCGGGCTGCGGGGCGTCGACCCCTCGCTGGTCGACGCGGCGACGGGCATCGGGATGTCCCGGCTGGCCCGGCTCTGCCGGGTGGAGCTGCCGCTCGCCTGGCCCCCGATCCTGACCGGCATCCGGGTTTCCACCCAGATGCTGATGGGCATCGCCGCCATCGCCGCGTACGCCTCCGGGCCCGGCCTCGGCAACGAGATCTTCCGGGGCATCGCCTCGCTGGGCAGCGCCAACGCGATCAACCAGGTCCTCGCGGGCACGCTGGGCATCGTCGTGCTCGCCCTGCTCTTCGACGCCGCGTACGTCCTGCTGGGGCGGCTGACCATCCCGAGGGGAATCCGTGCCTGA
- a CDS encoding betaine/proline/choline family ABC transporter ATP-binding protein (Members of the family are the ATP-binding subunit of ABC transporters for substrates such as betaine, L-proline or other amino acids, choline, carnitine, etc. The substrate specificity is best determined from the substrate-binding subunit, rather than this subunit, as it interacts with the permease subunit and not with substrate directly.), translating into MPETETDPAVTTADGAAATSGATIHLENLTKRYPGNPNPAVDNVSMDIRAGETVVFVGPSGCGKSTTLKMINRLIEPSSGRIRIGDEDVTDIDPVKLRRKIGYAIQSSGLFPHMTVADNIALVPKMVGWSKSRVKNRVEEMLDLVGLDPREYHGRYPRQLSGGQQQRVGVARALAADPPVLLMDEPFGAVDPITRDHLQDELIRLQHELHKTIVFVTHDFDEAIKLGDRIAVLRERSHIAQFDTPEAILTNPTDDFVSGFVGAGAALKRLNLTRVRDVGIADFPTVTVEDPLQTIFNKLRNGPHNELLMLDRRNRPYKWLRRGDLMRARGSLARAGQLVHDTVTRDATLHDALEAVLTDSGGRVAVTGRRGEFIGVVDMKTLMDNVQELLEADRLTAMEHQHELEELRVHQTEQELEGGGGGV; encoded by the coding sequence GTGCCTGAGACCGAGACCGATCCCGCTGTCACGACCGCGGACGGGGCCGCCGCCACCTCCGGGGCCACCATCCATCTGGAGAACCTGACCAAGAGGTACCCGGGCAACCCGAATCCGGCCGTCGACAACGTCTCCATGGACATCAGGGCGGGCGAGACCGTGGTCTTCGTCGGCCCGTCCGGCTGCGGGAAGTCCACAACGCTGAAGATGATCAACCGGCTGATCGAGCCGTCCTCGGGCCGGATCAGGATCGGCGACGAGGACGTCACCGACATCGACCCGGTGAAGCTGCGCCGCAAGATCGGGTACGCCATCCAGTCCTCGGGCCTCTTCCCGCACATGACGGTCGCGGACAACATCGCCCTGGTCCCGAAGATGGTCGGCTGGTCGAAGTCCCGGGTGAAGAACCGGGTGGAGGAGATGCTCGACCTGGTGGGCCTGGACCCGCGCGAGTACCACGGCCGCTATCCGCGCCAGCTCTCCGGCGGGCAGCAGCAGCGCGTGGGCGTGGCGCGGGCGCTGGCCGCCGATCCGCCGGTGCTGCTGATGGACGAGCCGTTCGGGGCGGTCGACCCGATCACCCGCGACCACCTCCAGGACGAGCTGATCCGGCTCCAGCACGAGTTGCACAAGACGATCGTGTTCGTCACCCACGACTTCGACGAGGCGATCAAGCTCGGTGACCGGATCGCGGTACTGCGGGAGCGGTCGCACATCGCACAGTTCGACACCCCCGAGGCGATCCTGACGAACCCGACGGACGACTTCGTCTCCGGCTTCGTCGGCGCGGGCGCGGCCCTCAAGCGCCTCAACCTCACCCGCGTACGGGACGTGGGCATCGCGGACTTCCCGACGGTGACGGTCGAGGACCCGCTCCAGACGATCTTCAACAAGCTGCGCAACGGCCCGCACAACGAGCTGCTGATGCTGGACCGCAGGAACCGCCCGTACAAGTGGCTGCGGCGGGGCGATCTGATGCGGGCGCGCGGTTCGCTGGCGCGGGCCGGGCAGCTGGTGCACGACACGGTGACCCGGGACGCCACGCTGCACGACGCACTTGAGGCGGTGCTGACCGACAGCGGGGGGCGGGTCGCGGTGACCGGGCGGCGCGGCGAGTTCATCGGGGTCGTCGACATGAAGACGCTGATGGACAACGTGCAGGAGCTGCTGGAGGCCGACCGGCTGACCGCCATGGAGCACCAGCACGAGCTGGAAGAGCTGCGCGTCCACCAGACGGAGCAGGAGCTGGAGGGGGGTGGCGGCGGAGTATGA
- a CDS encoding ABC transporter permease: MSPSQPSGSGKGPAAPTRPPGEHDVKGHAFHDEESDPSPAPAAPARRITWRKLAMMPVVLAVILVVTYVWITNIHLDSIAENSLSGGNVQLRWWQHVRLTAISTFWVLIIAIPLGIALTRRRLRKAAPAFTALANIGQATPAIGLLALLVIWLGIGPRTAIIGIVIYAVLPVLSNTVAGLRAIEPNMIEAARGMGMSGRGVLMKVELPLAVPLILAGVRTALVLNVGTATLATFGGGGGLGDLITSGIQTQRMPVLIIGSVLTVVLALLVDWLASLAELALTPRGLEER; the protein is encoded by the coding sequence ATGAGCCCCAGTCAGCCCTCCGGCTCCGGCAAGGGCCCGGCCGCCCCCACCCGGCCGCCGGGCGAGCACGACGTCAAGGGCCACGCGTTCCACGACGAGGAGAGCGACCCCTCCCCCGCCCCGGCCGCGCCCGCGCGCCGGATCACCTGGCGGAAACTGGCGATGATGCCGGTGGTGCTGGCGGTCATCCTGGTCGTCACCTACGTATGGATCACCAACATCCACCTGGACTCGATCGCGGAGAACTCGCTCTCCGGCGGCAATGTGCAGCTGCGCTGGTGGCAGCACGTACGGCTGACGGCGATCTCCACGTTCTGGGTGCTGATCATCGCGATCCCGCTGGGCATCGCGCTGACCCGGCGGCGGCTGCGGAAGGCCGCCCCGGCGTTCACGGCGCTGGCCAACATCGGGCAGGCGACCCCGGCGATCGGTCTGCTGGCGCTGCTGGTGATCTGGCTGGGCATCGGCCCGCGCACCGCGATCATCGGCATCGTGATCTACGCGGTGCTGCCGGTGCTCTCCAACACGGTGGCCGGTCTGCGGGCGATCGAGCCGAACATGATCGAGGCGGCGCGCGGGATGGGGATGTCCGGCCGGGGCGTCCTGATGAAGGTGGAACTCCCGCTCGCGGTGCCCCTGATCCTGGCGGGAGTACGTACGGCCCTGGTCCTGAACGTGGGCACGGCGACGCTGGCGACGTTCGGCGGGGGCGGCGGGCTGGGTGATCTGATCACCTCGGGCATCCAGACGCAGCGGATGCCGGTGCTGATCATCGGCTCGGTGCTGACCGTGGTGCTGGCGCTCCTGGTGGACTGGCTGGCCTCACTGGCCGAACTGGCGCTGACGCCGCGCGGGCTGGAGGAGCGGTGA